In one Bacillus sp. Marseille-P3661 genomic region, the following are encoded:
- a CDS encoding UbiD family decarboxylase has translation MSKCKSLRSWLGHLKTQNQIAVIDKQVSLEYEIAAITKKLDGKKAGYFSNVEGYSIPVVAGTASTRKQFADALDINEDELNEKFLAALDEPTPCIEVLSDEAPVHENVIIGEDVDLLKHLPIPVHHEKDSGNYISAGLSIAKDPVTGSQNVSIHRLQVSGKNKLGALILPRHLYSFYKSAEEEGKPLEIAIVIGVDPVTILASQAIAPLGQDEMEIAGSLKGEPEQVVKCKTIDVMVPANAEIVLEGRILPHVREPEGPFGEFPKYYGPRSDKEVIEITAITHRNNPIFQTILAAGYEHLLLGGIPREASLLRSLRDTVPTVKDVHLTLGGTCRYHLVVQMKKRNEGEAKNVILAAFAGHYDVKHVVVVDEDVDIYNLEEVEWAIATRFQAERDLVVINGALGSKLDPSTDNGVSSKLGFDCTVPLNSEPMEYEKIQIPGLNDVNEEDYLKQQIAEIQVPTEHFGEGDK, from the coding sequence TTGAGTAAATGTAAGTCACTTCGTAGCTGGTTAGGGCATTTAAAAACACAAAATCAAATTGCTGTCATTGATAAGCAAGTATCTTTAGAATATGAAATTGCGGCAATAACCAAAAAGTTAGATGGAAAAAAAGCAGGCTATTTTTCAAATGTTGAAGGCTATAGTATTCCTGTTGTTGCCGGAACAGCTTCAACTAGAAAACAGTTTGCTGATGCATTAGATATAAATGAGGATGAATTAAATGAGAAATTTTTAGCAGCATTAGACGAACCAACACCTTGCATTGAGGTGTTAAGTGATGAGGCACCCGTACATGAAAATGTAATTATTGGAGAAGATGTAGATTTACTTAAACATCTCCCAATTCCAGTCCACCATGAAAAGGATTCTGGAAATTATATTTCAGCAGGATTATCAATTGCTAAAGATCCGGTAACAGGAAGTCAGAATGTTTCGATTCACCGTCTACAAGTTTCAGGAAAAAACAAATTAGGTGCATTAATTCTACCTAGACATCTATACAGTTTCTATAAGTCCGCCGAAGAAGAAGGAAAACCGTTAGAGATTGCAATTGTAATTGGTGTAGATCCTGTCACAATCTTAGCCTCACAAGCAATTGCACCACTTGGCCAGGATGAAATGGAAATTGCAGGATCATTAAAGGGTGAACCGGAGCAGGTTGTTAAATGTAAAACAATCGATGTAATGGTGCCTGCAAATGCTGAGATTGTATTAGAGGGAAGAATCCTTCCACACGTTCGTGAGCCAGAAGGGCCATTTGGAGAGTTTCCTAAATATTACGGTCCTAGAAGTGATAAGGAAGTAATTGAAATTACTGCAATTACACACCGGAATAATCCGATTTTCCAAACAATTTTAGCAGCGGGTTATGAACATTTATTGCTTGGAGGTATTCCGCGTGAAGCTAGTTTATTGCGTTCATTACGTGACACCGTACCAACAGTAAAAGATGTACATTTAACACTTGGCGGAACATGCCGTTATCACTTAGTTGTTCAGATGAAAAAACGTAATGAAGGTGAAGCGAAAAATGTAATTTTGGCAGCTTTCGCTGGACACTATGACGTAAAACATGTAGTCGTAGTAGATGAGGATGTCGACATCTATAATCTTGAAGAAGTCGAATGGGCGATTGCTACAAGGTTTCAAGCAGAGCGTGATTTAGTAGTAATTAATGGTGCTTTAGGTTCAAAGCTAGATCCGTCAACCGATAATGGGGTTAGTTCTAAACTAGGATTTGATTGTACTGTTCCACTAAATAGTGAACCAATGGAATATGAAAAAATTCAAATACCAGGTTTAAACGATGTAAATGAAGAAGACTATTTGAAACAACAAATAGCCGAAATACAAGTTCCTACTGAACATTTTGGTGAAGGTGACAAGTAG
- a CDS encoding iron-containing alcohol dehydrogenase family protein: MSTSFLFQLPTKVHYGFGKINELTNLPYDVKRAFIVTDKGVLNAGLLEDVQSLLKQQDISFEVYSEIEPDPSVETVDKAALAYKNSECDFLIAVGGGSPIDTAKGIRVVASNGGSIRDYAGINLVKEEPTIPFIALPTTSGTGSEVTIFAVFSDWEENRKVTVTSSYLAPNISIVDPKLTMTAPASITAASGFDAFAHAAETFVSRIAQPASDALALSAMKTASKYLRRAVYEGSDVEARSKMAEASLLAGIAFNQSYLGLAHAIGSAISGHAHVSHGVTIGLLLPSVMEFNLAARLDKYEQLGEVLFDTSNLSGREIGFKVVEEVRNLRNDIGLPQTLREVNVGEHQLADIAKDSVKSGMWKFNPREASVAQIKRLLKEIY; encoded by the coding sequence ATGAGTACATCATTTTTATTTCAATTGCCTACTAAAGTACATTACGGCTTTGGAAAAATAAATGAATTAACCAATTTACCTTATGATGTAAAACGGGCATTTATCGTTACAGATAAAGGTGTTTTAAATGCAGGGCTATTAGAAGATGTTCAAAGTCTGTTGAAACAACAGGATATATCTTTTGAAGTATATAGTGAAATTGAACCAGATCCAAGTGTTGAAACAGTTGATAAAGCGGCATTAGCATATAAAAACTCTGAATGTGATTTCTTGATTGCTGTAGGTGGCGGAAGTCCGATCGATACTGCCAAAGGTATTAGAGTTGTTGCAAGCAATGGTGGCAGCATTCGTGATTATGCAGGTATAAATTTGGTTAAAGAAGAGCCAACTATTCCGTTTATTGCATTGCCTACAACATCTGGAACAGGAAGTGAAGTTACGATTTTTGCTGTTTTTTCTGACTGGGAAGAAAATCGTAAAGTAACTGTAACTAGTTCCTATTTAGCTCCAAATATTAGTATTGTCGATCCTAAACTGACGATGACTGCACCTGCTTCAATTACTGCAGCTTCTGGTTTTGATGCGTTTGCACATGCTGCCGAAACATTTGTTTCAAGAATCGCACAACCAGCAAGTGATGCTCTAGCATTATCTGCGATGAAAACGGCATCTAAATATCTTCGTCGTGCAGTTTATGAAGGATCAGATGTAGAAGCTAGAAGTAAAATGGCAGAAGCAAGTTTACTAGCAGGTATTGCTTTCAATCAATCTTACTTAGGTTTAGCACATGCGATTGGCAGTGCCATAAGCGGTCACGCCCATGTTAGTCATGGGGTTACAATAGGTTTGTTATTACCAAGTGTAATGGAATTTAACCTAGCTGCAAGATTAGATAAGTATGAACAACTTGGTGAAGTTTTGTTCGATACTAGCAATCTATCAGGTCGAGAAATTGGTTTCAAAGTTGTTGAAGAAGTTAGAAATCTTCGAAACGATATTGGTTTACCGCAAACATTACGTGAAGTAAATGTTGGGGAGCACCAATTAGCAGATATTGCGAAAGATTCGGTAAAGAGCGGTATGTGGAAGTTTAATCCTCGTGAAGCATCTGTGGCTCAAATTAAGCGATTATTAAAAGAAATATACTAG